In Streptomyces sp. NBC_00306, a single genomic region encodes these proteins:
- a CDS encoding AlkA N-terminal domain-containing protein, with amino-acid sequence MHTDTERCVRAVRSKDARFDGWFFTAVLTTRIYCRPSCPVVPPKVENMTFYPSAAACQQAGFRACKRCRPDTTPGSPEWNARADSVARAMRLIGDGVVDREGVPGLAARLGYSTRQIERQLLAELGAGPLALARAQRAQTARVLIETTGLPMAEVAFAAGFSSIRTFNDTVREVFALAPGDLRTRAARSTTASPQTPGVIALRLPYRAPLDPSNLFGHLVATAVPGVEEWRDGAYRRTLRLPHGHGVVALTPRPDHIACRLSLTDPCDLTIAISRCRWMLDLDADPVAVDDQLRTDPLLAPLVDKAPGRRVPRTVDAAEFAVRAVLGQQVSTAAARTHAGRLVLAHGEPVEDPEGGLSHLFPSSEALAALDPESLALPRSRRTTLTTLVGALADGSLRLGVDSDWDKARAELTALPGFGPWTVETIAMRALGDPDAFLPGDLGVRHAAAGLGLPVTPAALTARAAAWRPWRAYAVQHLWATGDHPVNRLPA; translated from the coding sequence ATGCACACCGACACCGAGCGCTGCGTGCGCGCCGTCCGGTCGAAGGACGCCCGATTCGACGGCTGGTTCTTCACGGCCGTCCTGACGACGCGGATCTACTGCCGTCCCAGCTGCCCGGTGGTGCCGCCGAAGGTCGAGAACATGACCTTCTACCCGAGCGCCGCCGCCTGCCAGCAGGCGGGTTTCCGTGCCTGCAAGCGCTGCCGCCCCGACACCACACCCGGCTCCCCCGAGTGGAACGCCCGCGCGGACTCCGTGGCCCGTGCCATGCGCCTGATCGGGGACGGGGTCGTCGACCGTGAGGGCGTCCCGGGCCTCGCCGCCCGCCTCGGCTACTCCACCCGCCAGATCGAGCGGCAACTGCTCGCGGAGCTGGGTGCGGGCCCTCTCGCCCTCGCCCGGGCCCAGCGCGCGCAGACCGCGCGCGTCCTGATCGAGACGACGGGCCTTCCGATGGCCGAGGTCGCCTTCGCGGCCGGCTTCTCCTCGATCCGCACCTTCAACGACACCGTCCGCGAGGTCTTCGCGCTCGCACCCGGTGACCTGCGCACCCGTGCCGCCCGCAGCACGACCGCCTCGCCGCAGACCCCGGGAGTCATCGCGCTCAGGCTGCCGTACCGGGCGCCGCTCGACCCGAGCAATCTCTTCGGGCACCTCGTGGCCACGGCCGTGCCCGGCGTCGAGGAGTGGCGCGACGGCGCCTACCGGCGCACCCTGCGGCTTCCGCACGGCCACGGCGTCGTCGCCCTCACCCCCCGCCCCGACCACATCGCCTGCCGGTTGTCACTGACCGACCCGTGCGATCTCACCATCGCCATCAGCCGCTGCCGCTGGATGCTCGACCTGGACGCCGATCCCGTCGCGGTCGACGACCAGCTGCGGACCGATCCCCTGCTCGCGCCCCTCGTCGACAAGGCCCCCGGGCGCCGGGTGCCGCGCACCGTCGACGCGGCGGAGTTCGCCGTACGGGCCGTGCTCGGCCAGCAGGTCTCCACGGCCGCGGCCCGTACGCACGCGGGCCGGCTGGTTCTCGCGCACGGTGAGCCGGTCGAGGACCCGGAGGGTGGCCTCTCCCACCTCTTCCCGTCCTCCGAGGCCCTCGCGGCGCTCGACCCCGAGTCCCTGGCACTGCCCCGCAGCCGGCGCACCACACTGACCACGCTGGTCGGGGCGCTGGCCGACGGCTCGCTCCGGCTGGGCGTCGACAGTGACTGGGACAAGGCCCGCGCGGAACTGACCGCCCTGCCCGGGTTCGGGCCGTGGACGGTCGAGACGATCGCCATGCGGGCCCTCGGTGACCCGGACGCTTTTCTGCCGGGCGACCTCGGAGTGCGCCACGCGGCTGCCGGACTCGGCCTGCCCGTCACCCCGGCCGCCCTCACCGCACGCGCCGCGGCCTGGCGCCCTTGGCGCGCCTATGCCGTCCAGCACCTGTGGGCCACCGGCGACCACCCCGTCAACCGCCTGCCCGCGTAA
- a CDS encoding methylated-DNA--[protein]-cysteine S-methyltransferase, with the protein MTKQYTVVDSAYGPLTLVATDGTLSGLYMTDQRHRPGEETFGEEDPAPFGEVIRQLDAYFAGELTAFDVPVRLEGTPFQRSVWDLLMKIPYGETRTYGELAGQLGRTSASRAVGLANGKNPVSIIVPCHRVIGASGSLIGYGGGLDRKQRLLAHERGAEGALF; encoded by the coding sequence ATGACCAAGCAGTACACGGTGGTCGACAGCGCCTACGGCCCGCTGACGCTCGTCGCCACCGACGGCACGCTGAGCGGCCTCTACATGACCGATCAGCGCCACCGCCCCGGCGAGGAGACGTTCGGTGAGGAGGACCCGGCCCCGTTCGGTGAGGTGATCAGACAGCTGGACGCGTACTTCGCCGGCGAACTGACCGCGTTCGACGTGCCGGTCCGGCTGGAGGGCACCCCCTTCCAGCGGAGCGTATGGGACCTGCTGATGAAGATCCCGTACGGCGAGACGCGGACGTACGGCGAACTCGCCGGGCAACTCGGCAGGACGAGCGCCTCGCGGGCCGTAGGGCTCGCCAACGGCAAGAATCCGGTGTCGATCATCGTCCCGTGCCACCGGGTGATCGGCGCCTCGGGCAGCCTCATCGGTTACGGCGGCGGGCTGGACCGCAAGCAGCGGCTGCTCGCCCACGAGCGCGGCGCGGAGGGCGCCTTGTTCTAG
- a CDS encoding DUF6333 family protein → MTDNDFWEYPPEQSIAQLGEFRLTLVEPPFPVGKEALPPHDPARAREFAAAFGTIGTVVEEADRIEATERPPFATRADLDLVGVGCWGTVTEINDPALVFTGGTFPLAEQADALSERFPGAVVIGSATIDHNMTYGTHVIHHPGGARLFAAGWSGEGDWDLLGTPQEIVDAFGISPDDLAGKDVELDAAPGSFAWEGLVRLALGRTAPLFRKGRTLSVFRVRHTEEATGDLEDTWIGELGEFDEF, encoded by the coding sequence ATGACCGACAACGACTTCTGGGAGTACCCGCCCGAGCAGTCCATCGCTCAGCTCGGCGAGTTCAGGCTCACCCTCGTCGAGCCGCCCTTCCCCGTCGGCAAGGAGGCACTGCCCCCGCATGACCCGGCGCGGGCACGGGAGTTCGCCGCTGCCTTCGGCACCATCGGCACCGTGGTGGAGGAGGCCGACCGGATCGAGGCGACCGAGCGGCCCCCCTTCGCCACCCGTGCCGACCTCGATCTGGTCGGTGTCGGGTGCTGGGGAACGGTGACCGAGATCAACGATCCCGCCCTGGTGTTCACCGGGGGCACCTTCCCCCTCGCCGAGCAGGCCGACGCGCTGTCCGAGCGCTTCCCCGGGGCGGTCGTCATCGGCTCGGCGACGATCGACCACAACATGACCTACGGCACCCATGTGATCCACCACCCGGGCGGCGCGCGCCTGTTCGCCGCCGGGTGGAGCGGAGAAGGGGACTGGGATCTCCTCGGCACCCCGCAGGAGATCGTCGACGCCTTCGGTATCTCCCCCGACGACCTGGCAGGCAAGGACGTCGAACTCGACGCCGCCCCAGGGTCGTTCGCCTGGGAAGGTCTGGTCCGGCTCGCTCTGGGGCGTACCGCCCCGCTGTTCCGCAAGGGCCGCACCCTCTCCGTCTTCCGCGTCCGGCACACCGAAGAGGCCACCGGCGATCTGGAGGACACCTGGATCGGCGAGCTCGGGGAGTTCGACGAGTTCTGA
- a CDS encoding SIR2 family NAD-dependent protein deacylase gives MTLVAILSGAGISTDSGIPDYRGPNGLWRRDPEAEKLVTYDYYMADPDIRRRAWQMRRDSPAWRARPNAAHHAVAELEKRPGFAVRVVTQNVDGLHQLAGMPDRKVLELHGTSRSVVCTSCHLRSSMEDALARVEAGEEDPSCLACGGILKSATVMFGQRLDSQVLSEAMAIAKASEIFVAVGTSLQVQPAASLAGIAAEHGARLSIVNADPTPYDELADELVREPIGTALPKLLAALRGPSGG, from the coding sequence ATGACTCTCGTCGCGATTCTCAGCGGCGCCGGGATCTCCACGGACTCCGGCATTCCCGACTACCGCGGGCCCAACGGCCTGTGGCGGCGCGATCCGGAGGCCGAGAAGCTCGTCACGTACGACTACTACATGGCCGATCCGGACATCCGGCGCCGCGCCTGGCAGATGCGCCGGGACAGCCCGGCATGGCGCGCACGCCCCAACGCCGCGCACCATGCCGTCGCCGAGCTGGAGAAACGGCCGGGGTTCGCGGTCCGGGTGGTCACCCAGAACGTGGACGGGCTGCACCAGCTGGCAGGGATGCCCGACCGCAAGGTGCTCGAACTGCACGGCACGTCACGGTCGGTGGTGTGCACGAGCTGCCATCTGCGCTCCTCGATGGAGGACGCGCTGGCGCGGGTCGAGGCGGGCGAGGAGGATCCTTCCTGCCTGGCGTGCGGCGGGATTCTGAAGTCGGCGACGGTGATGTTCGGGCAGCGGCTCGACTCCCAGGTGCTGTCCGAGGCGATGGCGATCGCCAAGGCGAGCGAGATCTTCGTCGCGGTCGGCACGAGCCTTCAGGTGCAGCCGGCCGCGTCGCTCGCGGGGATCGCGGCCGAGCACGGCGCGCGTCTGTCGATCGTCAACGCGGACCCGACGCCGTACGACGAACTCGCCGACGAGCTCGTCCGCGAGCCGATCGGCACGGCGCTGCCGAAGCTCCTCGCGGCTCTCCGGGGTCCGTCCGGCGGATGA
- a CDS encoding NUDIX hydrolase gives MTSDYSAYIASLPRVLVGAATLFLDEQGRVLIVEPNYRKGWALPGGTVESDDNETPRQAARRETLEEIGLDVQPGRLLAVDWVPGAGRPPIIAYVYDGGVLSESRLKAIRLQEEELLSWRLVGREEIHTYLLGELGHRVVAALDVLATGAGAVELEDGRPAV, from the coding sequence GTGACTTCCGACTACTCCGCGTACATCGCCTCGCTCCCCCGCGTCCTCGTCGGCGCCGCCACGCTCTTCCTCGACGAACAGGGCCGGGTGCTGATCGTCGAACCCAACTACCGCAAGGGCTGGGCACTTCCCGGCGGGACGGTCGAGTCGGACGACAACGAGACGCCCCGGCAGGCGGCCCGCCGGGAGACGCTGGAGGAGATCGGCCTCGATGTGCAGCCGGGGCGGCTGCTCGCGGTCGACTGGGTCCCGGGCGCGGGACGCCCGCCGATCATCGCCTATGTGTACGACGGCGGGGTGCTCAGCGAGTCCCGCCTCAAGGCGATCCGGCTCCAGGAGGAGGAGCTGCTGTCGTGGCGGCTGGTGGGCCGCGAGGAGATCCACACCTATCTGCTGGGCGAACTGGGCCACCGGGTGGTGGCCGCGCTCGATGTCCTGGCCACGGGGGCGGGTGCGGTGGAACTGGAGGACGGCCGGCCGGCAGTCTGA
- a CDS encoding SDR family oxidoreductase yields the protein MASTILVTGGTGTLGRHVIPLLLDAGPEVRVFSRHGREPGDGVEYMTGDLVKGEGIEAAVEGVEIVLHLAGGPKGDDEATRHLVRAASAAGVRHLVSISVIGADRVPLAWLRSKLAAEQAVAGSGIPWTKLRAAQFHDLALTLAEKMAKLPVIPAPGMRLQPVDSREVAARLVELTLGAPAGLVPDLAGPEVHTMADLLGGYLRASGRRRPMLPVRIPGKAGRAYRAGENLSLDGVVLGKRTWEEFLAERVGRDRSPHGADKS from the coding sequence ATGGCATCGACGATTCTCGTCACCGGTGGTACGGGCACCCTGGGCCGGCACGTGATTCCGCTGCTGCTGGACGCCGGCCCCGAGGTGCGGGTGTTCAGCCGCCACGGCCGCGAGCCGGGGGACGGCGTCGAGTACATGACCGGTGATCTGGTCAAGGGCGAGGGCATCGAGGCCGCCGTGGAGGGGGTCGAGATCGTGCTGCACCTCGCGGGCGGGCCGAAGGGTGACGACGAGGCCACCCGCCATCTGGTGCGGGCGGCGTCAGCGGCCGGGGTGCGGCACCTCGTCTCCATCTCGGTCATCGGGGCGGACAGGGTCCCGCTGGCGTGGCTCCGGTCGAAGCTGGCCGCGGAGCAGGCCGTGGCAGGGTCCGGGATTCCGTGGACGAAGCTGCGGGCCGCGCAGTTCCACGACCTGGCGCTGACCCTGGCGGAGAAGATGGCCAAGCTGCCGGTGATCCCCGCTCCGGGCATGCGTCTCCAGCCGGTCGACTCCCGCGAGGTGGCCGCCCGTCTCGTGGAACTGACGCTCGGCGCCCCGGCCGGCCTGGTGCCGGACCTCGCCGGTCCCGAGGTCCACACGATGGCCGACCTGCTCGGCGGCTACCTCCGGGCGAGCGGCCGGCGCCGGCCGATGCTGCCGGTCCGCATCCCGGGGAAGGCCGGCCGTGCCTACCGGGCCGGGGAGAACCTGTCGCTCGACGGGGTCGTCCTGGGGAAGCGCACCTGGGAGGAGTTCCTGGCGGAGCGGGTCGGCCGGGACCGGTCCCCGCACGGTGCGGACAAGAGCTGA
- a CDS encoding sigma-70 family RNA polymerase sigma factor, giving the protein MDEHDFLTERFAADRTHLVAVAYRMLGSLSEAEDAVQEAWLRARRAGTDGVENLTGWLTTVVARVCLNMLRSRQSRREDPLDAGVPEPPLGSETGGDPEEEALLADSVGVALLVVLDMLTPAERLAFVLHDMFAVPFDEIGPMLERSPAAVRQLASRARRRIKGGTPAPDADMIRQREAVEAFLAATRGGNFDALVALLHPDVVLTADPSVIPTPQPVVVSGAATVAKGAMAATGRARFTGLALLDGRIGLAMAPRGRLSLVLVFTVTEDGITQIDVIADRERLGRMDLAVLDD; this is encoded by the coding sequence ATGGACGAGCACGACTTTCTGACCGAGCGGTTCGCGGCCGACCGGACACACCTCGTGGCGGTGGCCTACCGGATGCTCGGCTCGCTGAGCGAGGCCGAGGACGCGGTGCAGGAAGCCTGGCTGCGTGCCCGCCGCGCCGGTACCGACGGCGTGGAGAACCTCACCGGCTGGTTGACCACCGTGGTCGCCCGGGTCTGCCTGAACATGCTGCGCTCACGCCAGTCACGGCGTGAGGACCCCCTGGACGCCGGGGTGCCCGAACCGCCCCTCGGCTCCGAGACCGGCGGTGACCCCGAAGAGGAGGCACTGCTGGCCGACTCGGTCGGGGTCGCCCTGCTGGTGGTCCTCGACATGCTGACGCCGGCCGAGCGGCTCGCCTTCGTCCTGCACGACATGTTCGCGGTGCCGTTCGACGAGATCGGTCCGATGCTCGAACGCTCGCCGGCCGCGGTGAGACAGCTCGCGAGCCGGGCACGCCGCCGGATCAAGGGCGGCACCCCGGCGCCCGACGCCGACATGATCCGTCAGCGTGAGGCCGTGGAGGCATTCCTGGCGGCCACCCGCGGCGGGAACTTCGACGCGCTGGTGGCGCTGCTCCACCCCGACGTCGTCCTCACCGCCGACCCGTCGGTCATTCCCACCCCCCAGCCCGTCGTGGTCAGCGGTGCTGCCACCGTCGCGAAGGGCGCGATGGCCGCCACCGGCCGGGCCCGCTTCACCGGACTCGCGCTCCTCGACGGCCGGATCGGCCTGGCGATGGCACCGCGCGGCCGGCTGTCCCTGGTCCTCGTCTTCACGGTCACCGAGGACGGGATCACGCAGATCGACGTCATCGCGGACCGCGAACGGCTGGGCCGGATGGACCTCGCCGTCCTCGACGACTGA
- a CDS encoding ADP-ribosylglycohydrolase family protein, producing MGLHHAELADRTLGGWLGRIAGNMLGKPVERGDHWTRERIDRYLRRTGALPLTDYLPGPPPDAGPGEFELRPEWRECVRGRIHGSCRDDDIDYAILGLHLLETHGVAFTTEQVGDLWLLRLPYLQTFTAERAAYRSLANGIKPPLTASYDNPYQEWIGALIRADIFGWTSPGDPHRAAALARRDAVLSHTGNGVYGSMWAAALVAAAFTASRPREAIEAALERIPATCRLARTVRHTTALYDAGTSWSDTLSEMEDRTGGLGWIHVVPNAAVITAGLLYGAGDFSGTVALTVRGGLDTDSNGATAGSVVGVLCGAAAIPAQWTRPLEDRVRSAVFGFDGSRISELAERTVRLTATAGDGGG from the coding sequence ATGGGACTGCACCATGCGGAGCTCGCCGACCGGACGCTCGGCGGCTGGCTCGGCAGGATCGCGGGGAACATGCTCGGCAAACCGGTGGAGCGTGGCGATCACTGGACGCGCGAGCGTATCGACCGGTATCTGCGCCGCACCGGTGCCCTGCCGCTCACGGACTATCTGCCCGGCCCGCCGCCCGACGCGGGGCCCGGTGAGTTCGAGCTGCGCCCGGAGTGGCGGGAGTGCGTGCGCGGCCGGATCCACGGCAGCTGCCGGGACGACGACATCGACTACGCGATCCTCGGTCTGCATCTGCTGGAGACCCACGGGGTCGCCTTCACCACCGAGCAGGTGGGTGACCTGTGGCTGCTGCGGCTGCCGTATCTCCAGACGTTCACCGCCGAGCGGGCCGCGTACCGCAGTCTGGCGAACGGCATCAAGCCGCCGCTCACCGCCTCGTACGACAATCCGTACCAGGAGTGGATCGGCGCTCTCATCCGCGCGGACATCTTCGGCTGGACGTCCCCCGGCGATCCGCACCGCGCCGCCGCGCTGGCCCGCCGGGACGCGGTCCTGTCGCACACCGGCAACGGTGTCTACGGATCGATGTGGGCCGCCGCCCTGGTGGCCGCCGCGTTCACCGCGAGCCGCCCGCGCGAGGCGATCGAGGCGGCCCTGGAGCGCATCCCGGCGACCTGCCGACTGGCCCGTACGGTCCGCCACACCACGGCCCTGTACGACGCGGGGACGTCCTGGTCCGACACGCTGTCCGAGATGGAGGACCGTACGGGCGGCCTCGGCTGGATCCACGTCGTGCCCAACGCCGCCGTCATCACGGCCGGACTCCTCTACGGCGCCGGGGACTTCAGCGGCACCGTCGCCCTCACCGTCCGCGGCGGGCTGGACACCGACTCCAACGGCGCCACGGCGGGCTCGGTCGTGGGCGTGCTGTGCGGAGCCGCCGCCATCCCCGCGCAGTGGACACGGCCGCTGGAGGACCGGGTGCGCAGCGCGGTGTTCGGGTTCGACGGCTCACGCATCAGTGAACTCGCGGAGCGTACGGTCCGGCTGACCGCGACGGCGGGAGACGGCGGCGGCTGA
- a CDS encoding glycerate kinase, protein MTDGAVHQPARVLVAADKFKGSLTAVQVAERVTAGLQRVVPGLEVETLPVADGGDGTVAAAVAAGFERREAQVTGPLGQAVTATYALRDGTAVVEMAEASGLQHLPEGVFAPLTATTYGSGELLRAALDAGARTIVFGVGGSATTDGGAGMLAALGARFLDEGGAPVTPGGGGLRELATADLSGLDPRFKDVELVLASDVDNPLTGPKGAPAVYGPQKGATPQDVATLDEALTHYASILGPDQAGLPGAGAAGGIGYGALVALGASFRPGIEVMLDVLGFAPALARATLVITGEGSLDEQTLHGKAPAGVAAAARAQDIEVVAVCGRLTLPPEALGRAGIRRAYALLELEPDPARCMAEAGPLLEKVAENIARDFLT, encoded by the coding sequence GTGACGGACGGAGCAGTTCATCAGCCCGCGCGCGTGCTCGTGGCGGCTGACAAGTTCAAAGGCTCGCTCACGGCCGTACAGGTCGCGGAGCGGGTGACGGCGGGCCTCCAGCGGGTGGTGCCCGGCCTGGAGGTGGAGACCCTGCCCGTCGCCGACGGCGGCGACGGCACCGTCGCAGCTGCGGTGGCGGCCGGTTTCGAACGCCGTGAGGCCCAGGTGACCGGCCCTCTCGGCCAGGCCGTGACGGCGACCTACGCCCTGCGGGACGGCACCGCCGTCGTGGAGATGGCGGAGGCGTCCGGCCTCCAGCACCTTCCCGAAGGGGTCTTCGCGCCGCTCACCGCCACCACCTACGGCTCGGGCGAGCTGCTGCGTGCCGCGCTCGACGCGGGCGCCCGCACGATCGTCTTCGGCGTCGGCGGCAGCGCGACGACCGACGGCGGCGCGGGCATGCTGGCCGCGCTCGGCGCCCGTTTCCTCGACGAGGGCGGTGCGCCCGTCACCCCCGGCGGCGGTGGTCTGCGGGAGCTGGCCACCGCGGATCTGTCCGGGCTCGACCCGCGCTTCAAGGACGTGGAACTCGTCCTCGCCAGCGACGTCGACAACCCCCTCACCGGCCCGAAGGGCGCGCCCGCCGTGTACGGCCCGCAGAAGGGCGCGACACCGCAGGACGTGGCCACCCTGGACGAGGCGCTGACCCACTACGCCTCGATCCTGGGTCCCGACCAGGCCGGTCTGCCCGGGGCGGGTGCGGCGGGCGGTATCGGCTACGGGGCGCTGGTCGCGCTCGGCGCGAGCTTCCGCCCCGGTATCGAGGTGATGCTCGACGTGCTCGGGTTCGCCCCCGCCCTGGCGCGAGCGACCCTGGTGATCACCGGCGAGGGTTCCCTCGACGAGCAGACCCTGCACGGCAAGGCACCGGCGGGCGTCGCGGCGGCGGCGCGCGCGCAGGACATCGAGGTCGTCGCGGTCTGCGGCCGGCTGACCCTGCCCCCGGAGGCCCTCGGCCGCGCGGGCATCCGCCGTGCCTACGCCCTGCTGGAGCTGGAACCTGACCCCGCCCGCTGTATGGCGGAGGCGGGCCCGCTGCTGGAGAAGGTGGCGGAGAACATCGCGCGGGATTTCCTGACGTGA
- a CDS encoding ABC transporter ATP-binding protein, translating into MAASLEVRALSVGYGPVRALREVSVDVPEGRIVAVLGGNGAGKSTLLRAISRTLTFQRGRVTAGSVHFEGRPLDGLSPARVVAAGVVQVPEGRQVFARMTVADNLRAGALGARGGRREAAAALARVHELFPVLADRAHQRAGLLSGGEQQMLALGRALMARPRLLLLDEPSLGLAPLMAERIAQTVQEINTAGTSVLLVEQNAAIALRLASTAYVLEVGEVALEGPADRLAASDEVRRRYLGVVDEEAAEDAVRAEAAAPALRRWSA; encoded by the coding sequence ATGGCCGCCTCGCTCGAGGTACGAGCACTGTCCGTCGGCTACGGGCCGGTGCGGGCGCTGCGTGAGGTCTCCGTCGATGTGCCGGAGGGCAGGATCGTCGCCGTGCTCGGCGGCAACGGCGCGGGCAAGTCCACCCTGCTGCGCGCGATCTCACGCACCCTCACCTTTCAGCGGGGCCGGGTCACCGCGGGCTCCGTCCACTTCGAGGGCCGCCCGCTGGACGGGCTCAGCCCGGCGCGCGTCGTGGCCGCCGGAGTGGTCCAAGTGCCCGAAGGGCGGCAGGTGTTCGCACGGATGACGGTGGCCGACAATCTGCGGGCGGGCGCACTGGGGGCGCGTGGCGGCCGGCGGGAGGCCGCCGCGGCGCTCGCCCGCGTACACGAACTCTTCCCGGTCCTGGCCGACCGCGCCCACCAGCGGGCCGGTCTGCTCTCCGGCGGCGAGCAGCAGATGCTCGCGCTGGGCAGGGCGCTGATGGCACGGCCCCGGCTGCTGCTGCTCGACGAGCCGTCCCTGGGACTCGCCCCGCTGATGGCCGAACGGATCGCGCAGACCGTCCAGGAGATCAACACCGCCGGCACCTCGGTCCTGCTGGTGGAGCAGAACGCGGCGATCGCGCTGCGGCTCGCCTCCACGGCGTACGTCCTGGAGGTCGGCGAGGTCGCCCTGGAGGGACCCGCGGACCGGCTGGCCGCCTCCGACGAGGTGCGCCGGCGCTATCTGGGAGTGGTCGACGAGGAGGCCGCGGAGGACGCCGTACGGGCCGAGGCGGCCGCACCGGCGCTGCGGAGGTGGTCCGCATGA
- a CDS encoding ABC transporter ATP-binding protein — protein MTAPDTAAAVDDAAATPALTVSGLTVRFAGLTALDDVSFTVAPGSVHAVIGPNGAGKSTCFNVLSGVYRATAGTVHFGDSELTGLPPHRIAALGVARTFQNLALPPHATVADSLLLGRHRLTRAGFLSAGLRLPSAAREERRHRERVGEIAEFVGLAADLGRPAGALPYGKQKLVELGRALCMEPRLLLLDEPVAGMTADERQQTAAVIAGVRDGLGISIVLVEHDMGVVMRLADAVTVLDFGRRIADGTPAQVQSDPAVVRAYLGTGAQA, from the coding sequence ATGACGGCCCCGGACACGGCCGCTGCCGTGGACGACGCCGCCGCCACGCCGGCGCTCACCGTCTCCGGCCTCACCGTCCGCTTCGCCGGTCTCACCGCGCTCGACGACGTCTCCTTCACCGTCGCGCCCGGCAGTGTCCATGCCGTCATCGGCCCGAACGGCGCGGGGAAGTCCACCTGCTTCAACGTCCTGTCGGGTGTCTACCGCGCCACAGCCGGCACGGTCCACTTCGGCGACAGCGAACTCACCGGCCTGCCCCCGCACCGCATCGCGGCGCTCGGTGTCGCCCGCACCTTCCAGAATCTCGCCCTCCCGCCGCACGCCACCGTCGCGGACAGCCTGCTGCTCGGCCGCCACCGGCTCACCCGCGCCGGCTTCCTCTCCGCCGGGCTGCGGCTGCCGTCCGCCGCCCGCGAGGAACGGCGCCATCGGGAACGCGTGGGCGAGATAGCGGAGTTCGTCGGGCTCGCGGCCGATCTCGGCCGTCCTGCCGGAGCGCTCCCGTACGGCAAACAGAAGCTTGTCGAGCTGGGCCGCGCGCTGTGCATGGAGCCGCGGCTGCTCCTGCTCGACGAACCCGTCGCGGGCATGACCGCCGACGAGCGGCAGCAGACCGCCGCCGTCATCGCGGGCGTGCGCGACGGTCTCGGCATATCCATCGTGCTGGTCGAACACGACATGGGGGTGGTGATGCGGCTCGCGGACGCCGTGACCGTACTCGACTTCGGGCGCCGGATCGCGGACGGCACCCCGGCCCAGGTGCAGAGCGACCCGGCGGTCGTCCGGGCTTACCTCGGAACAGGTGCGCAGGCATGA
- a CDS encoding branched-chain amino acid ABC transporter permease, with protein MTTFTELLLGGLSIGSVYALIALGFVVIFKATEVVNFAHASLLLAGGYVTAVLHDDIGFWAALAVGIASAAVVGAAVEFFVMRRYRGSDHSVLAIVTIGVDILLTTELTRRIGTDVLALGDPWGDRVVTIGDITIAQTRIAAFVAAALLITAFLLAFRFTSWGVAMRAAAENPQTAALMGVRLGRVSLAAWGVAGGLAAVAALFLTVFPTPGLERATSLAALKAFPAAILGGLDSTTGALAGGLIVGVTESFATGYQSELSFLGRGIGDLAPYLVMVLVLLIRPAGLFGTKEPARV; from the coding sequence ATGACGACCTTCACCGAACTTCTTCTCGGCGGGCTCTCCATCGGCTCCGTCTACGCCCTGATCGCCCTCGGCTTCGTCGTCATCTTCAAGGCCACCGAGGTCGTCAACTTCGCCCACGCGTCCCTCCTGCTGGCCGGCGGCTACGTCACGGCCGTCCTCCACGACGACATCGGCTTCTGGGCGGCGCTCGCCGTCGGCATCGCGAGCGCGGCCGTGGTGGGAGCCGCCGTCGAGTTCTTCGTGATGCGCCGCTACCGCGGCTCCGACCACAGCGTCCTCGCCATCGTCACCATCGGTGTCGACATCCTGCTGACCACCGAACTCACCCGTCGTATCGGCACGGACGTCCTCGCCCTCGGCGACCCGTGGGGCGACCGGGTGGTCACCATCGGCGACATCACCATCGCGCAGACCCGGATCGCCGCGTTCGTCGCCGCCGCCCTCCTCATCACCGCGTTCCTGCTGGCCTTCCGCTTCACCTCCTGGGGAGTGGCCATGCGGGCGGCCGCAGAGAACCCGCAGACCGCCGCGCTGATGGGGGTGCGGCTCGGCAGGGTCTCGCTCGCCGCGTGGGGCGTGGCGGGCGGCCTCGCGGCCGTCGCCGCGCTGTTCCTCACGGTCTTCCCGACCCCCGGGCTGGAACGCGCCACCTCGCTCGCGGCGCTCAAGGCCTTCCCCGCCGCGATCCTCGGCGGACTCGACTCCACCACCGGCGCCCTCGCGGGCGGGCTGATCGTCGGTGTCACCGAGTCGTTCGCCACCGGGTACCAGAGCGAACTGTCCTTCCTGGGCCGGGGCATCGGCGATCTCGCGCCCTATCTGGTGATGGTGCTCGTCCTGCTCATCAGGCCGGCCGGACTCTTCGGCACGAAGGAGCCCGCGCGTGTCTGA